In one Callospermophilus lateralis isolate mCalLat2 unplaced genomic scaffold, mCalLat2.hap1 Scaffold_2286, whole genome shotgun sequence genomic region, the following are encoded:
- the LOC143387915 gene encoding olfactory receptor 2L3-like produces MEYYNQTSTDFILLGLFPSSRSGLLLFIFIALIFLMALIGNLTMTLLILLDIHLHTPMYFLLSQLSLIDLNYISTIVPKMASAFLFGNKSISFIGCGIQSFFFLTLAGAETLLLTSMAYDPYVAICCPLHYPIRMNKRICVLMILGSWMMGSVNSCAHTTYALHIPYCRSRIINHFFYDVPAMLTLACMDTWVYEYTVFVSTTLFLVFPFIVIVCSYGRILLAICHMHSGEGRKKAYSTCSTHLTVVTFFYVPFAYTYLHPRSLRSPAEDKVLAVFYTILTPMLNPIIYSLRNKEVMAAFSRLTQRICSV; encoded by the coding sequence ATGGAATATTACAATCAAACATCAACTGATTTCATTTTATTGGGATTgttcccatcatcaagaagtggaCTTTTACTCTTCATTTTCATTGCTCTCATCTTCCTAATGGCTCTAATAGGCAACCTGACCATGACCCTTCTCATCCTCCTGGATATCCATCTCCACACACCCATGTATTTCCTGCTTAGTCAGCTCTCCCTCATTGACCTAAACTACATATCCACAATTGTTCCTAAGATGGCTTCTGCTTTCCTCTTTGGAAACAAGTCTATCTCATTCATTGGGTGTGGGATTCAGAGTTTCTTTTTCCTGACTTTAGCAGGTGCAGAAACCCTATTGTTGACATCTATGGCCTATGACCCTTATGTGGCAATTTGCTGTCCTCTCCACTATCCCATCCGCATGAACAAAAGAATTTGTGTGCTCATGATATTGGGATCTTGGATGATGGGCTCTGTCAACTCCTGTGCCCACACCACATATGCTCTCCATATCCCTTACTGCAGATCCAGAATCATCAATCATTTCTTCTATGATGTCCCTGCCATGTTGACCCTGGCCTGCATGGACACCTGGGTCTATGAGTACACAGTGTTTGTGAGCACTACACTTTTTCTGGTGTTTCCATTCATTGTAATTGTTTGCTCCTATGGTCGTATTCTCCTTGCCATCTGCCATATGCACtcgggggaggggaggaagaaagCCTACTCCACCTGCAGCACCCACCTCACTGtggtgaccttcttctatgtacctTTTGCTTACACTTACCTACACCCAAGATCCCTCCGCTCTCCAGCAGAGGACAAGGTTCTGGCTGTCTTCTATACCATCCTCACTCCAATGCTCAACCCCatcatctacagcctgaggaacaaggaGGTGATGGCGGCTTTCAGCAGATTGACTCAAAGAATCTGTTCTgtgtaa